A genomic stretch from Melospiza georgiana isolate bMelGeo1 chromosome 29, bMelGeo1.pri, whole genome shotgun sequence includes:
- the TAMALIN gene encoding protein TAMALIN produces MTLRRRRRRRLRPKDDAAPAAAPESPGPAELYRALAAAGGTLPRVRKDTGFKWASPSQSPEEHRKVVTLQKKAEESFGFEIQTYGLHHQDSNSVEMFTFVCRVHGGSPAEAAGLKAGDTITGVNGLNVEGIRHREIVEIIKSSGNVLRLDTLYGTSIRRAELEARLQYLKQTLYEKWGEFRSLMVQEQRLVRGVVAKDPSIYDTLESIRWCLQGEALPGGSSRASGSDDSLYQTCVFASSSSLNGDNDGDKDKDEDTGGPAPPPPRPRPALGRSSSLRCPGPPGAAGKFWARAGDPGDGAAAVPRKNRHSSFRQRLLKFIPGLNRALEEEESHL; encoded by the exons atgaccctgcggcggcggcggcggcggcggctccggccgAAGGACGATGCGGCACCGGCGGCGGCCCCGGAGAGCCCTGGGCCCGCCGAGCTGTACCGAGCGCTGGCGGCGGCCGGCGGGACCCTGCCCCGTGTGCGCAAG GACACTGGGTTCAAGTGGGCATCACCCAGCCAGTCCCCGGAGGAGCACAG gaaGGTGGTGACGCTGCAGAAGAAGGCAGAGGAGTCCTTTGGCTTCGAGATCCAG ACCTACGGGCTGCACCACCAGGACAGCAACAGCGTGGAGATGTTCACCTTCGTGTGCCGTGTGCACGGCGGGAGCCCGGCCGAGGCCGCGGGGCTCAAGGCTG gggaCACCATCACGGGCGTCAACGGGCTCAACGTGGAGGGAATCCGGCACCGGGAGATCGTGGAGATCATCAAGAGCTCGGGGAATGTTCTCCG GCTCGACACTCTCTATGGCACATCCATCAGGAGGGCTGAGCTGGAGGCACGGCTGCAGTACCTGAag CAAACCCTCTACGAGAAATGGGGCGAGTTTCGCTCGCTGATGGTGCAGGAGCAGCGGCTGGTGCGGG GCGTGGTGGCCAAGGACCCCAGCATCTACGACACGCTGGAGTCCATCCGCTGGTGCCTGCAGGGGGAGGCGTTGCCGGGGGGCTCCTCCCGAGCCAGCGGCAGCGATGACTCCCTGTACCAGACCTGCGTCTTCgcctcctccagctccctgaACGGCGACAATGACGGCGACAAGGACAAGGATGAGGACACCGGGGGTCCCGCGCCCCCTCCcccgcgcccccggcccgctCTGGGTCGCAGCTCCAGCCTCAGGTGTCCGGGGCCACCGGGGGCTGCGGGGAAGTTTTGGGCCCGGGCCGGGGATCCCGGGGACGGAGCCGCCGCCGTGCCCCGCAAGAACCGGCACAGCAGCTTCCGCCAGCGGCTGCTCAAGTTCATCCCGGGGCTCAACCGGgcgctggaggaggaggagagtcACCTCTAA
- the ACVR1B gene encoding activin receptor type-1B, which translates to MVSVFNLDGVKHHVRTCIPEAKLIPAGKPFYCLSSEDLRNTHCCYSDFCNKIDLMVPSGHLKDNEPPSSWGPVELVAVIAGPVFLVFVVMIIVVFVFHHHQRVYHNRQRLDMEDPSCEMCLSKDKTLQDLVYDLSTSGSGSGLPLFVQRTVARTIVLQEIIGKGRFGEVWRGRWRGGDVAVKIFSSREERSWFREAEIYQTVMLRHENILGFIAADNKDNGTWTQLWLVSDYHEHGSLFDYLNRYTVTIEGMIKLALSAASGLAHLHMEIVGTQGKPGIAHRDLKSKNILVKKNGTCAIADLGLAVRHDSVTDTIDIAPNQRVGTKRYMAPEVLDETINMKHFDSFKCADIYALGLVYWEIARRCNAGGIHEEYQLPYYDLVPSDPSIEEMRKVVCDQKLRPNIPNWWQSYEALRVMGKMMRECWYANGAARLTALRIKKTLSQLSVQEDVKI; encoded by the exons ATGGTCTCAGTGTTCAACCTGGACGGTGTCAAACACCACGTTCGGACCTGCATCCCTGAGGCAAAACTGATTCCTGCTGGGAAACCCTTCTACTGTCTGAGTTCAGAGGATCTGCGTAATACTCACTGCTGCTACTCTGATTTTTGTAACAAAATTGATTTAATGGTTCCCAGTG GACACCTGAAAGACAACGAGCCCCCGTCGAGCTGGGGCCCGGTGGAGCTGGTGGCAGTGATCGCCGGGCCCGTGTTCCTCGTGTTTGTCGTCATGATCATCGTGGTCTTCGTGTTCCACCACCACCAACGGGTCTATCACAACCGCCAGAGGCTGGACATGGAGGATCCTTCTTGTGAAATGTGCCTTTCCAAGGACAAGACCTTGCAAGATCTGGTCTATGATCTCTCCACCTCCGGCTCTGGCTCAG GCTTGCCTCTGTTTGTGCAGCGGACGGTGGCTCGGACCATTGTCCTTCAGGAGATCATTGGCAAAGGCCGCTTTGGGGAGGTGTGGAGGGGCAGGTGGCGTGGGGGTGACGTGGCTGTGAAGATCTTCTCGTCACGTGAGGAACGTTCCTGGTTCAGGGAGGCAGAGATCTACCAAACAGTGATGCTGAGGCACGAGAACATCCTGGGATTCATTGCTGCAGATAACAAAG ATAACGGGACATGGACTCAGCTGTGGCTGGTCTCTGACTACCACGAGCACGGCTCTCTCTTCGATTACCTGAACCGCTACACGGTCACCATCGAGGGCATGATCAAGCTGGCCCTGTCTGCTGCCAGCGGGCTGGCCCACCTGCACATGGAGATTGTGGGCACTCAGG GAAAACCTGGGATTGCTCACAGAGACCTGAAGTCCAAGAATATTTTGGTGAAGAAGAACGGCACGTGCGCCATCGCTGACCTCGGCCTGGCCGTGCGGCACGACTCCGTCACCGACACCATCGACATCGCCCCCAACCAGAGGGTTGGAACCAAACG ATACATGGCCCCAGAAGTCTTGGATGAAACCATCAACATGAAACATTTTGATTCATTTAAATGTGCTGATATCTACGCCTTGGGCTTGGTCTACTGGGAGATTGCCCGGAGGTGCAATGCAGGAG GTATCCATGAGGAGTATCAGCTTCCCTACTATGACCTTGTACCCTCTGATCCTTCCATTGAGGAGATGAGGAAGGTTGTGTGTGATCAGAAATTGCGGCCAAACATCCCAAACTGGTGGCAGAGCTATGAG GCACTACGGGTGATGGGCAAGATGATGCGGGAGTGCTGGTACGCCAACGGAGCCGCTCGGCTCACTGCCCTCCGCATCAAGAAAACCCTCTCCCAGCTCAGTGTCCAGGAAGATGTGAAAATTTAG